The following are from one region of the Pseudomonadota bacterium genome:
- a CDS encoding YMGG-like glycine zipper-containing protein, whose translation MKKMFLIMLVLSMGFLTFSCTSTGYNTQKGAAIGTGLGALAGQIIGGNTAGTLIGAAVGALAGGIVGNAVDQDVTNQKIEAAQRSKAAYAAPQGSESKNPPGEWIEVPGQWIGGKWVPAHKAWVPVNP comes from the coding sequence ATGAAAAAGATGTTTTTAATTATGTTAGTCCTCAGTATGGGGTTTTTAACCTTTTCATGTACATCTACGGGTTACAATACACAGAAGGGTGCAGCTATTGGCACAGGTCTTGGTGCGCTTGCAGGGCAGATAATTGGTGGTAATACCGCAGGAACATTGATAGGTGCTGCTGTTGGTGCGCTTGCAGGGGGAATTGTTGGTAATGCAGTAGACCAGGATGTAACAAACCAGAAGATAGAAGCAGCACAGAGATCAAAGGCAGCCTATGCGGCTCCCCAAGGGAGTGAAAGCAAAAATCCTCCGGGTGAATGGATTGAAGTTCCTGGACAGTGGATTGGCGGTAAATGGGTACCTGCTCATAAAGCGTGGGTACCAGTGAATCCATAA
- the rodA gene encoding rod shape-determining protein RodA, translating to MMRIDKRRLYHLDWYLIINGLALFAIGILNLISATSSFYSGSYNYIMKQLIAFLIGIILIFVIIYYDYRVIASHSKWLYLSALLFIVLVLVIGMIAGGAKRWISILGINFQPSEFMKPILVLYLANKLYEKKRDNIPLGLKDISLPIFLTMLPAILIVKQPDLGTAVIIVLTCLAILWFVGLKKSTYTLLISIGALSPFILWEYLMKPYQKMRILSFINIDADPSGFGYHAKQAMIAVGSGKFLGKGYMAGTQHKLQFIPEHHTDFIFTVFGEEWGFVGSIVLFVLFISFIYRCLKISQTAHDELGSIIAFGMASIIYLQFTINVLMAIHLAPVVGIPLPFISYGGSSLVTMLVSVGILLNISMRRYMF from the coding sequence ATGATGAGAATAGATAAAAGAAGGCTGTATCATTTAGACTGGTATCTCATCATTAATGGATTAGCCTTATTTGCAATAGGTATCCTGAATCTTATAAGTGCAACAAGTTCCTTTTATAGCGGTTCTTATAACTATATTATGAAACAACTCATAGCATTTTTGATAGGGATTATTTTGATTTTCGTTATTATATATTATGATTACAGGGTTATTGCAAGCCATTCAAAGTGGTTATATTTGTCAGCGTTACTATTTATTGTACTTGTTCTTGTTATAGGCATGATAGCAGGCGGAGCAAAGAGATGGATAAGTATCCTCGGCATCAATTTTCAACCCTCAGAATTTATGAAACCCATTCTCGTACTTTATCTTGCCAATAAACTTTATGAGAAAAAAAGAGATAATATACCACTCGGCCTTAAGGATATCTCACTTCCAATATTTTTAACTATGCTGCCGGCTATCCTTATAGTTAAACAACCAGACCTTGGAACAGCTGTAATCATCGTATTAACATGCCTTGCAATCCTGTGGTTTGTTGGTTTAAAAAAATCCACATATACCCTCCTTATTAGTATTGGGGCTTTATCCCCCTTTATACTATGGGAATATCTTATGAAACCCTACCAGAAAATGAGGATATTGAGCTTTATAAATATAGATGCCGACCCTTCAGGTTTTGGATATCACGCAAAACAGGCAATGATTGCTGTTGGTTCTGGAAAGTTCCTTGGAAAGGGGTATATGGCAGGGACTCAACATAAACTCCAGTTTATACCTGAGCATCATACCGATTTCATATTCACTGTTTTTGGGGAAGAGTGGGGATTTGTGGGTTCAATTGTTCTATTCGTACTATTTATATCTTTTATCTACAGGTGTCTTAAAATTTCTCAAACCGCTCATGATGAACTTGGTTCAATCATCGCCTTTGGTATGGCCTCTATTATTTACCTGCAATTTACCATAAATGTATTAATGGCCATACATCTTGCCCCTGTTGTTGGAATTCCACTCCCATTCATCAGTTATGGCGGTTCATCTTTGGTGACCATGCTTGTATCGGTGGGAATTCTTCTCAACATCAGTATGAGAAGATATATGTTTTGA